A window of the Rhodoferax sp. GW822-FHT02A01 genome harbors these coding sequences:
- a CDS encoding cell division protein FtsI, whose translation MYKIFALSALCISQTACSIISPIPTWELIKAAGSASSTAIMSRPGEAKNTVYHYHAPFSELCIEYNPQTQVADIVPALQSALRHLNIESRLYETSTVTTKCSIWLKYSALVEWGTPPSSDDFRPYISNAALTLQTSAGMVLSSSNYILDSSFLTSKWATTQDKLGPVVTALITGF comes from the coding sequence ATGTACAAGATATTCGCCTTGTCCGCGCTTTGCATCAGCCAGACCGCGTGCTCCATCATCAGTCCCATACCCACGTGGGAACTGATCAAGGCGGCCGGGTCGGCGAGCAGCACTGCGATCATGAGTCGGCCGGGTGAGGCAAAAAACACGGTGTATCACTACCACGCGCCCTTCTCGGAGCTTTGTATTGAATACAACCCTCAGACGCAGGTCGCCGACATAGTGCCAGCCCTTCAGTCTGCACTTCGCCATCTCAACATCGAGAGTCGTCTGTACGAGACGTCCACGGTGACAACCAAGTGCAGCATCTGGCTGAAGTACAGCGCGCTGGTTGAATGGGGAACGCCTCCATCCAGCGATGACTTCAGACCGTACATCAGCAACGCGGCCCTCACATTGCAGACGTCGGCCGGAATGGTCCTGTCGAGCAGCAACTACATCCTGGACTCCAGCTTCTTAACCAGTAAATGGGCGACCACCCAGGACAAATTGGGGCCTGTAGTCACCGCGCTCATCACTGGTTTTTGA
- a CDS encoding YicC/YloC family endoribonuclease, which yields MPVYSMTGYASAQHSTANSQPDSEVRTPPAAQLGLEIRSVNSRFLDLTFRLPEDLRQFEPSLRELIIAKLKRGKVEVRASIETANATGVTEPSPKLLQRLNSAQDSVRSWLPQATPLSVADVLRLAAAEQSGTRDWSQAVTPLAEKVLKELLAARQREGTRLSAMLSERLVQLRALAAQATPLVPQLVEQQRQRFLDRWKEAMALADGANLPEAALDRALTEATAFAIRIDVAEEITRLDSHLDEIERLLKKGGEVGKRLDFLIQELHREANTLGSKSSALELTRISVDMKVLIEQMREQVQNIE from the coding sequence ATGCCAGTTTACAGCATGACTGGCTATGCCAGTGCCCAGCACAGCACAGCCAACAGCCAACCCGATTCCGAAGTACGTACTCCGCCCGCAGCCCAACTGGGGCTTGAGATCCGGTCGGTCAACAGCCGTTTTCTGGACCTGACTTTCCGTCTTCCGGAAGACCTGCGCCAGTTTGAGCCCAGCCTGCGCGAATTGATCATTGCCAAGCTCAAGCGGGGCAAGGTGGAGGTCCGTGCCTCCATTGAAACCGCCAATGCCACCGGCGTGACCGAACCCAGCCCCAAGCTGCTGCAGCGCCTCAACAGCGCCCAGGACAGCGTGCGCTCCTGGCTACCCCAGGCCACGCCGCTGAGCGTGGCCGACGTATTGCGCCTGGCCGCCGCCGAGCAAAGTGGCACCCGTGACTGGAGCCAAGCCGTCACCCCCCTGGCGGAAAAGGTTTTGAAAGAGCTTCTGGCCGCGCGCCAACGTGAAGGCACCCGACTGTCTGCCATGCTGAGCGAACGCCTGGTGCAGCTGCGCGCGCTGGCGGCGCAGGCCACGCCCTTGGTTCCGCAATTGGTGGAACAGCAGCGTCAGCGCTTTTTGGACCGCTGGAAGGAAGCCATGGCACTTGCCGACGGCGCCAACCTACCCGAAGCGGCACTGGATCGCGCCCTGACGGAAGCCACCGCCTTTGCCATCCGCATTGATGTGGCTGAGGAAATCACCCGTCTGGACTCCCATCTGGATGAAATCGAGCGCCTGCTGAAAAAGGGCGGAGAAGTCGGCAAGCGCCTGGACTTCCTGATCCAGGAATTGCATCGCGAAGCCAACACCCTGGGCTCCAAGTCATCGGCCCTGGAACTCACCCGCATCTCGGTGGACATGAAGGTGCTGATCGAGCAGATGCGCGAGCAGGTGCAGAACATCGAGTAA